In one window of Drosophila innubila isolate TH190305 chromosome 2L unlocalized genomic scaffold, UK_Dinn_1.0 4_B_2L, whole genome shotgun sequence DNA:
- the LOC117794497 gene encoding gamma-tubulin complex component 2 homolog, translated as MASPTPSIETLTDETMQNPRSNIGDSASCNNLEQSESMHLFPLLSSNSRKEDESSDLCTKFNELPPVKSKVRHELTASLGDLSKVKERVLKSVIDDLPDNPLLDTISITSSRSLFVNTGTRMKSDFGTRAGSSDRAGDRAGTSDRANYKFGADDSAGTSDKAGTSGKAGTSEQPGSNDRAESTDETEPNAYNGPKYQFPVDTYRTNQLWDFYQVDFREFKLSSFEMTLDKQQKALLSDLIYTLSGVRGFFITPLPRNNIAKDISAYETKFRVHECIDKSLAHIAHEILPLASHFVGIQKLMAITGGRGQVNNALNAALMDLSHDFYLLLAQAEAELEQDRLTLPKLLYYMQPTIWIMRDIWASLSKILLCDLKGAALLSHLCESLNNMAGNKSTQDSMMDLTNKAAQPYMNMLQLWTQKGVIVDKFKEFMIMDNESKHMGQLADHYFDIYWEKRYTIRSECIPSFLKNYSDMILRTGKYLNVIRQCGKRGMPTKLIDLRYNPRDEQEHVKVINDAYVFSARMLLDVLLSDNDMMGHLQSVKRYFLLHQGDFIMEFMDACEDELTKNVDHVQPMTLENLLGLSLRLTSARNDKYKDNLHCELLTYDLVTQMSKIMKPSDGWKTSDRLDLNGLECFAFTYEAKWPVSLVLNHTSISKYQMLFRQLFYCKHVERQLCNIWKENSMAKKLPSNVSELYRSAFTLRQRMMNAIQNLEYYMMTEIIEPYWHLFVVNLKKVENIDKLLSLHQDFLDVCLKNCMLTEQSHLNRAIFKLCKICLKFCEFIQQSESFFLKPELKTMVRDQSDSEIAAPDQKQSKDSMDQSDTFAKRVKNFDAEFTTMLISFLKQLNDLAQANTGDRFIYLVRRINFNGYYSEQMEKLHDIKYK; from the coding sequence ATGGCGTCACCGACACCAAGCATTGAAACCCTTACGGACGAAACCATGCAGAATCCAAGGAGCAACATCGGCGACAGCGCCAGCTGCAACAATCTGGAACAAAGCGAATCCATGCACTTATTCCCGTTGCTCTCTTCAAACAGTCGAAAGGAAGATGAAAGTTCAGATCTCTgcacaaaatttaatgagcttCCGCCAGTCAAATCCAAAGTGAGACATGAATTAACCGCGTCACTTGGTGACTTGAGTAAGGTAAAGGAACGGGTCTTGAAGTCCGTCATTGACGATCTTCCGGATAATCCATTGCTCGACACCATTAGCATTACAAGCAGTCGCAGTTTATTCGTAAATACCGGCACCAGAATGAAGTCTGACTTTGGAACTAGAGCTGGATCTAGCGATAGAGCTGGTGATCGAGCTGGAACTAGCGATCGGGCTAACTATAAATTTGGAGCTGACGATAGTGCTGGAACTAGCGACAAGGCTGGTACTAGCGGCAAAGCTGGTACTAGCGAGCAACCTGGTTCTAACGATAGAGCTGAATCTACCGATGAAACTGAACCTAATGCTTACAATGGTCCGAAATATCAGTTCCCTGTTGACACTTATCGGACAAATCAGCTGTGGGACTTTTACCAGGTGGATTTTCGGGAGTTTAAGCTAAGTAGTTTCGAAATGACGCTGGATAAGCAACAAAAGGCATTATTATCAGATCTGATCTACACTTTAAGCGGCGTACGTGGTTTCTTCATAACTCCGCTGCCTCGAAATAATATTGCTAAGGATATCAGCGCTTATGAGACGAAATTTCGCGTACACGAGTGTATAGACAAATCTTTAGCACACATTGCTCACGAGATACTCCCACTGGCCTCCCATTTTGTGGGCATCCAAAAGTTGATGGCGATCACCGGAGGCCGTGGACAGGTGAACAATGCCTTAAATGCGGCACTGATGGACTTAAGCCATGATTTCTATTTGCTGTTGGCACAAGCGGAAGCGGAGCTGGAGCAGGATCGCTTGACATTGCCAAAGTTGCTTTACTATATGCAACCGACCATTTGGATCATGAGAGATATCTGGGCGTCTCTTTCGAAAATACTATTGTGTGATTTGAAGGGTGCTGCTCTTTTGTCGCATTTGTGTGAAAGCCTTAATAATATGGCGGGAAATAAATCAACCCAGGATTCAATGATGGACCTCACGAACAAAGCCGCGCAGCCGTATATGAATATGCTACAGCTGTGGACACAAAAGGGTGTCATTGTGGATAAATTTAAGGAGTTTATGATCATGGACAACGAGTCCAAACACATGGGGCAACTGGCTGATCATTACTTCGATATCTATTGGGAGAAGCGTTACACAATCCGCAGCGAATGTATACCCAGCTTCTTGAAGAACTACTCGGACATGATACTCCGCACCGGAAAGTATCTGAACGTGATAAGGCAGTGTGGTAAGCGTGGAATGCCCACAAAACTGATCGATTTACGCTATAATCCCAGAGATGAACAAGAACATGTCAAAGTCATCAATGATGCCTACGTTTTTTCGGCTCGAATGCTTTTGGATGTGCTCCTTAGCGATAACGATATGATGGGACATCTGCAGTCAGTGAAGCGTTATTTTTTGCTTCATCAGGGCGATTTCATTATGGAATTCATGGATGCCTGCGAGGATGAGTTGACCAAAAATGTGGATCATGTGCAGCCAATGACATTGGAGAATTTGCTTGGCCTCTCGCTGCGATTAACCTCTGCTCGCAACGATAAATATAAGGATAATCTACACTGTGAGCTCCTCACTTACGATCTGGTCACCCAAATGTCCAAGATCATGAAGCCATCAGATGGATGGAAAACTTCTGATCGCTTGGATTTGAACGGACTCGAATGCTTCGCATTTACCTATGAGGCAAAATGGCCCGTTTCCTTGGTGCTTAATCACACGTCTATTAGCAAATATCAAATGCTCTTCCGTCAGCTTTTCTACTGCAAACACGTTGAGCGACAGCTGTGCAATATTTGGAAGGAAAACTCTATGGCAAAGAAGTTACCATCAAATGTCTCTGAGCTTTATCGTTCAGCCTTTACATTGAGACAGCGCATGATGAATGCCATCCAAAATCTGGAGTATTACATGATGACTGAGATCATTGAGCCCTACTGGCATTTGTTTGTCGTGAATTTGAAGAAAGTAGAGAATATTGATAAGCTGCTAAGCCTGCATCAGGACTTTCTCGACGTGTGCCTTAAAAACTGTATGCTGACTGAACAGTCGCATCTTAATCGGGCTATATTCAAGCTATGCAAGATCTGTCTTAAATTCTGTGAATTTATACAGCAGTCGGAAAGTTTCTTTCTCAAACCGGAACTCAAGACAATGGTCCGGGATCAGTCAGACTCTGAGATAGCTGCTCCGGATCAGAAACAATCTAAAGATTCAATGGATCAATCGGATACCTTTGCTAAGCGCGTGAAGAATTTTGATGCGGAATTTACGACCATGCTCATATCATTCCTCAAACAACTCAATGATCTGGCCCAGGCTAATACCGGCGATCGTTTCATATATCTTGTGCGTAGAATCAATTTCAATGGATATTACTCTGAACAAATGGAAAAGTTGcatgacataaaatataaataa